In Duganella zoogloeoides, a single genomic region encodes these proteins:
- a CDS encoding YeeE/YedE family protein: protein MTIDWINFAPWSALAGGLLIGAACAALILFNGKIAGISGVLGGLLGGLVKPARGNIGWRAAFIGGLVVAPVIHALAAPFPAVTIAADNAVLIAAGLLVGLGTRYGAGCTSGHGVCGVSRRSPRSMVATATFMLAGFATVYLVRHVLA, encoded by the coding sequence ATGACGATAGACTGGATCAACTTCGCACCGTGGAGCGCGCTTGCCGGCGGCCTGCTGATCGGCGCCGCCTGCGCCGCACTGATTTTATTCAACGGCAAAATCGCCGGCATCAGCGGCGTGCTGGGCGGCTTGCTCGGAGGCCTCGTCAAGCCGGCGCGCGGCAACATCGGCTGGCGCGCGGCCTTTATTGGCGGCCTGGTCGTCGCACCCGTAATCCATGCACTGGCGGCGCCCTTCCCGGCCGTCACGATAGCTGCGGACAACGCTGTGCTGATCGCAGCCGGCCTGCTGGTGGGCCTGGGCACGCGCTACGGCGCCGGCTGCACCAGCGGCCACGGTGTGTGCGGCGTCTCGCGCCGCTCGCCGCGTTCGATGGTGGCCACCGCCACCTTCATGCTGGCCGGCTTCGCCACCGTGTACCTCGTGCGCCACGTGCTGGCCTAG
- the soxR gene encoding redox-sensitive transcriptional activator SoxR: MNRIDPEKTQLTVGDVASRSGVAVSTVHFYEAKGLIKGWRTEGNQRRYGRGVLRQIAVIKVAQRTGIPLETISAYLKKLPQDRLISAREWRKLGENFRAELDERIARLTRLRDELDGCIGCGCLSTTECPLRNGDDALGATGTGAVLLDRPFAP; this comes from the coding sequence ATGAACAGGATCGATCCGGAGAAAACCCAACTGACCGTGGGCGACGTGGCCAGCCGCAGCGGCGTGGCGGTATCCACCGTGCACTTTTACGAAGCCAAGGGGCTGATCAAGGGCTGGCGCACCGAGGGCAACCAGCGCAGGTATGGCCGCGGCGTGCTGCGGCAGATCGCCGTGATCAAGGTGGCGCAGCGCACCGGCATCCCGCTCGAGACCATCAGCGCGTACCTGAAAAAGCTGCCGCAAGACCGCCTCATCAGCGCCAGGGAGTGGCGCAAGCTGGGCGAGAATTTTCGCGCCGAGCTCGACGAGCGCATCGCGCGCCTGACGCGGCTGCGCGACGAGCTCGATGGCTGCATCGGGTGCGGCTGCCTGTCCACCACCGAGTGCCCGCTGCGCAACGGCGACGATGCACTGGGCGCGACCGGGACGGGGGCGGTGCTGCTCGATCGACCGTTCGCGCCATGA
- the hmpA gene encoding NO-inducible flavohemoprotein, producing the protein MLSPSQTALITATVPLLEAHGETLTRHFYQTLFADFPQVLPLFNQSNQSGGNQQRALASAVLCYARHIESLDKLGPLVATIVNKHVSLQILPEHYPLVGASLLKAIREVLGAETATDAVIEAWGAAYGQLADILIGAERSAYAAQEQAPGGWRGTRAFQVARKAVESAEITSFVLRPVDGLPVMDFAPGQYIGVRLDIDGKEHKRQYSLSAASNLETYRISVKREAGGIVSNHLHDAIDTGAVIDLYAPSGAFTLQPGERPVVLISGGVGITPTLAMLTAALRANRTVHFIHAARNGQVHAFREHIETLAGQYPQLHHHFCYAAHDGTGAAPHATGYLDQALLAQWLPSTDVDAYFLGPTAFMRSVKASLRALGVPDAQARYEFFGPAEAML; encoded by the coding sequence ATGCTTAGCCCATCCCAGACCGCCCTGATCACCGCCACCGTGCCGCTGCTCGAAGCCCATGGCGAAACGCTCACGCGCCACTTCTACCAGACCCTTTTTGCCGATTTCCCGCAGGTGCTGCCGCTGTTTAACCAGTCCAACCAGAGCGGCGGCAACCAGCAGCGCGCGCTGGCGTCGGCAGTGCTGTGCTACGCGCGCCATATCGAATCGCTCGACAAACTGGGACCGCTGGTGGCCACCATCGTCAACAAGCACGTCTCGCTGCAAATCCTGCCCGAGCACTACCCGCTGGTGGGCGCCTCGCTGCTCAAGGCGATCCGCGAAGTGCTGGGCGCCGAGACCGCGACCGACGCCGTGATCGAGGCCTGGGGCGCCGCCTACGGCCAGCTGGCCGATATCCTGATCGGCGCCGAACGCAGCGCCTACGCCGCCCAAGAGCAGGCGCCCGGCGGCTGGCGCGGCACCCGCGCATTCCAGGTTGCGCGCAAGGCGGTGGAAAGCGCGGAGATCACCAGCTTCGTGCTGCGGCCCGTGGATGGCCTGCCGGTGATGGACTTCGCCCCCGGCCAGTACATCGGCGTGCGGCTCGACATCGACGGCAAGGAGCACAAGCGCCAGTACTCGCTGTCGGCGGCCAGCAACCTGGAGACGTACCGCATCAGCGTCAAGCGCGAGGCTGGTGGCATCGTCTCGAACCACCTGCACGACGCCATCGACACCGGCGCCGTCATCGACCTGTACGCACCATCGGGCGCCTTTACCTTGCAGCCGGGCGAGCGGCCGGTGGTCCTGATCAGCGGCGGCGTGGGCATCACGCCCACGCTGGCCATGCTGACCGCTGCGCTGCGCGCCAACCGCACCGTGCACTTCATCCATGCCGCCCGCAACGGCCAGGTGCATGCGTTCCGCGAGCATATCGAAACGCTGGCCGGCCAGTACCCGCAACTGCACCATCATTTCTGCTATGCGGCGCACGACGGCACGGGTGCGGCGCCGCACGCCACCGGCTACCTGGACCAGGCGCTGCTGGCGCAATGGCTGCCATCCACCGATGTCGATGCGTACTTCCTCGGCCCCACTGCCTTCATGCGCAGCGTGAAAGCCAGCCTGCGCGCGCTGGGCGTACCGGATGCGCAGGCGCGGTACGAATTCTTCGGTCCCGCCGAGGCGATGCTGTAA
- a CDS encoding methyl-accepting chemotaxis protein encodes MNISNLKIGTRLAAGFAIVLVLLVMVATVAITRIQSINEAAATMLDDRYVKVMLTKSIQDEVNFQARFIRNATIGAHDPAEVTTSLAKLEESVQKNTKMLEQLKGMINSEAGQRAFDAMVTTRGAYGKARDTAVKLLREGKADEAGTYVLKELRPPQNAFFDALKAMVDAQEKLMRESGEQVRTDGQIAIMSTLVLSSIAALAAIVIGVVITRSITTPVNRAVEVARTVAAGDLTSRITVTSKDEIGMLLTSLSAMNDNLKHIVGEVRSGIEEIATATTEVANGNMDLSSRTEEQASALEETASSMEELTSTVKQNSENARQANQLAQSAAAVAMRGGDVVSQVVETMDSINTSSSKIVDIISVIDGIAFQTNILALNAAVEAARAGEQGRGFAVVASEVRNLAQRSASAAKEIKVLIGDSVDKVEAGNKLVSTAGTTMDEVVASVHKLTSIVGEITTASREQEMGIEQINEAITSMDTVTQQNAALVEEAAAATSALQEQAGKLAQAVSVFKLDEMASPATAAPMRKMTRPVAALKPAVKTPVRQLASAPKPAPATKVSSQVKETEWEEF; translated from the coding sequence ATGAATATCTCGAATCTCAAAATCGGCACCCGGCTCGCTGCCGGGTTCGCCATCGTACTGGTATTGCTGGTGATGGTGGCAACGGTGGCCATCACCCGCATTCAAAGCATTAACGAGGCCGCCGCCACCATGCTGGACGACCGCTACGTCAAGGTCATGCTGACCAAATCGATCCAGGACGAAGTGAACTTCCAGGCCAGGTTCATCCGCAACGCGACCATCGGCGCGCACGACCCTGCTGAAGTGACAACCTCGCTGGCCAAGCTCGAAGAATCGGTGCAAAAGAACACCAAGATGCTCGAGCAACTGAAGGGCATGATCAACAGCGAGGCCGGCCAGCGCGCCTTCGACGCCATGGTGACCACCCGAGGCGCCTATGGCAAGGCGCGCGACACGGCCGTCAAGCTGCTGCGCGAGGGTAAGGCCGATGAGGCCGGCACCTACGTGCTGAAGGAATTGCGCCCGCCCCAGAACGCTTTTTTTGATGCGCTCAAGGCGATGGTGGACGCCCAGGAAAAGCTGATGCGCGAGTCCGGCGAGCAGGTGCGTACCGATGGCCAGATCGCCATCATGTCCACGCTGGTCCTCTCGAGCATTGCGGCGCTGGCGGCAATCGTGATCGGCGTGGTCATCACGCGTTCGATTACCACACCCGTCAACCGGGCCGTGGAAGTGGCGCGCACCGTGGCGGCCGGCGACCTGACCAGCCGCATCACGGTCACGTCGAAGGACGAGATCGGCATGCTGCTGACCTCGCTTTCGGCAATGAACGACAACCTCAAGCACATCGTCGGCGAAGTACGCAGCGGCATCGAGGAAATCGCCACCGCCACCACCGAAGTCGCCAACGGCAATATGGACCTGTCCTCGCGCACCGAAGAGCAGGCCAGCGCGCTGGAAGAAACCGCCTCGTCGATGGAAGAACTGACGTCCACCGTCAAGCAGAACAGCGAGAACGCCCGTCAGGCCAACCAGCTGGCGCAGTCTGCGGCAGCGGTTGCAATGCGCGGCGGCGACGTGGTGTCGCAGGTCGTGGAGACGATGGACTCCATCAACACGTCGTCAAGCAAGATCGTCGACATCATCTCGGTAATCGACGGCATCGCCTTCCAGACCAACATCCTGGCGCTGAATGCAGCGGTGGAAGCGGCGCGCGCCGGCGAACAGGGCCGCGGCTTCGCGGTTGTGGCGTCGGAAGTGCGCAACCTGGCGCAACGCTCGGCCAGCGCCGCCAAGGAAATCAAGGTGCTGATCGGCGACTCGGTGGACAAGGTCGAAGCTGGTAACAAGCTGGTGAGCACCGCCGGCACCACCATGGACGAAGTAGTGGCCAGCGTGCACAAGCTCACCAGCATCGTCGGTGAAATCACGACCGCCAGCCGCGAACAGGAAATGGGCATCGAACAGATCAATGAAGCGATCACGTCGATGGACACCGTGACCCAGCAGAACGCCGCGCTGGTGGAAGAAGCAGCAGCGGCCACGTCCGCCCTGCAGGAACAAGCCGGCAAGCTGGCGCAGGCAGTGAGCGTTTTCAAACTGGACGAGATGGCCTCACCAGCCACGGCGGCGCCGATGCGCAAGATGACGCGGCCGGTGGCTGCGCTCAAACCGGCTGTCAAAACGCCGGTGCGGCAACTGGCCAGCGCACCGAAACCCGCCCCGGCAACCAAAGTCTCCAGCCAGGTCAAGGAAACCGAGTGGGAAGAGTTTTGA
- a CDS encoding DUF6691 family protein: protein MQILIALLVGLVFGLGLIVSGMTDPARVLGFLDLAGLWNPSLAFVMGGAIAVALPAFVVAARRQRTLTGAPLQLPTATRIDRRLVLGALAFGAGWGLAGLCPGPALALIATGNGKVLVFVASMLVGMGMFEVVERWRR from the coding sequence ATGCAAATATTGATCGCCTTGCTGGTGGGCCTGGTATTCGGACTGGGCCTGATCGTCTCCGGCATGACCGACCCGGCGCGGGTACTCGGTTTTCTCGACCTGGCCGGATTGTGGAACCCGTCGCTGGCGTTCGTGATGGGCGGCGCCATCGCGGTCGCGCTGCCGGCGTTCGTGGTGGCGGCCAGGCGCCAGCGCACCTTGACCGGCGCGCCACTGCAACTGCCCACCGCCACCCGCATCGACCGCCGCCTGGTACTGGGCGCGCTGGCCTTCGGCGCCGGCTGGGGACTGGCCGGCCTGTGCCCCGGCCCCGCGCTGGCGCTGATTGCCACTGGCAATGGCAAGGTGCTGGTGTTTGTGGCCAGCATGCTGGTGGGGATGGGGATGTTCGAGGTGGTGGAGCGGTGGCGCCGATGA
- a CDS encoding GH39 family glycosyl hydrolase, producing the protein MPTKKIAQLTLLAAAVLAPAYTFAQDRVIDVNVKQVAGPLPATFNFAVGAGRANEGLRADWQQQLAEIKRDAGFKYIRMHGLLTDDMGVYRVDAQGKEHYNFQYIDALYDYLLSIKVKPFVELGFMPSQMASGDKTIFWWRGNVTPPKNYEAWERLVKALTAHWTERYGADEVASWYFEVWNEPNLDGFWAGTQDEYFKLYAHAARAIKSVDARYRVGGPATAGAAWIPETIAYADRNRVPLDFVSTHTYGVGQGFLDEYGTTGTVLLKDDGAISNDVLRNRKEIAASAMPRLELHYTEWSSSYTPSDPSHDSYHQAAYILQKLKQVGTAAQSMSYWVFTDIFEEAGPRIEAFHGGFGLMNTQGIKKPAYFAYQFLNRLAPNELKNTDARSYATTDGQGNAQVLLWDYTHTLPEKINNQQYFVQDLPARDKGKVAVNVGGLKPGAYTLTVSQVGYKQNDAYTGFIAMGSPRQLTRPQVTALKALATGKPSAQQTVRVGADGRFSTSLPLRENDVYLLDLQQARR; encoded by the coding sequence ATGCCAACCAAAAAAATCGCGCAACTGACATTACTCGCCGCCGCCGTCCTGGCGCCGGCATACACCTTCGCGCAAGACCGCGTCATCGACGTCAACGTCAAACAGGTAGCCGGCCCGCTGCCGGCCACCTTCAATTTTGCCGTGGGCGCCGGCCGTGCCAACGAAGGCCTGCGCGCCGACTGGCAGCAGCAGCTTGCCGAGATCAAGCGCGATGCCGGTTTCAAGTACATCCGCATGCACGGCCTGCTCACCGACGACATGGGCGTGTACCGCGTCGATGCGCAGGGCAAGGAACACTACAACTTCCAGTACATCGACGCGCTGTACGACTACCTGCTGAGCATCAAGGTCAAACCGTTCGTGGAACTGGGTTTCATGCCGTCGCAAATGGCCAGCGGCGACAAGACCATTTTCTGGTGGCGCGGTAACGTCACGCCGCCCAAGAATTACGAGGCGTGGGAGCGGCTGGTAAAAGCGCTCACCGCGCACTGGACCGAGCGCTATGGCGCCGACGAAGTGGCCAGCTGGTATTTCGAGGTGTGGAATGAGCCGAACCTGGACGGCTTCTGGGCCGGCACCCAGGACGAGTACTTCAAACTGTATGCGCACGCCGCGCGCGCCATCAAGAGCGTCGATGCGCGCTACCGCGTGGGCGGTCCCGCCACCGCCGGCGCCGCGTGGATCCCCGAGACCATCGCCTACGCCGACAGGAACCGTGTGCCGCTCGATTTCGTCAGCACCCACACCTACGGCGTGGGCCAGGGCTTCCTCGACGAATACGGCACCACCGGCACGGTTCTGCTCAAGGACGATGGGGCGATCAGCAACGACGTGCTGCGCAACCGCAAGGAGATCGCAGCCTCCGCCATGCCCAGGCTGGAGCTGCACTACACCGAGTGGAGCTCGTCGTACACGCCGTCCGATCCTTCGCACGACAGCTATCACCAGGCCGCCTACATCCTGCAAAAGCTCAAACAGGTAGGCACGGCCGCGCAGTCGATGTCTTACTGGGTATTCACCGATATTTTCGAGGAAGCGGGACCGCGCATCGAAGCGTTCCACGGCGGCTTCGGCCTGATGAACACGCAGGGCATCAAGAAGCCCGCCTATTTCGCTTACCAGTTCCTCAACCGGCTGGCGCCAAACGAGTTGAAAAACACCGACGCCCGCTCGTACGCCACCACCGACGGGCAAGGCAATGCGCAGGTGCTGCTGTGGGATTACACCCATACCTTGCCGGAGAAGATCAACAACCAGCAGTACTTCGTGCAGGACTTGCCAGCCAGGGACAAGGGCAAGGTGGCTGTCAATGTCGGCGGCCTGAAACCGGGCGCGTACACGCTCACCGTTTCGCAGGTGGGCTACAAACAGAACGACGCCTACACCGGTTTTATCGCCATGGGTTCGCCCAGGCAGCTGACCAGGCCGCAGGTGACAGCGCTCAAGGCCCTGGCCACGGGCAAGCCGTCGGCGCAGCAGACGGTGCGAGTGGGAGCGGACGGGCGTTTTTCCACCAGCCTGCCGCTGCGCGAAAACGATGTCTACCTGCTCGATTTGCAGCAGGCCAGGCGCTAG